Proteins encoded by one window of Vibrio algicola:
- a CDS encoding ABC transporter substrate-binding protein produces the protein MKKWFLVAAIAATAVSGIAQAKDWKTVRFATEGAYPPFNYTKADGSLAGFDVDLANAICKEMEAQCKIMAQDWDGIIPALLARKYDAIIAGMSITEERKKKVGFTHKYALIPNKFIAKKGADLTFTKEGLKGVKIGVQRSTTHDQYIEDNYKGIVDVSRYGTFDEAYLDLESGRIDAVFGDASALQSGMLDKVEGYEFTGPSLTDEKWFGDGFGIAVRKQNQDLADQIDKAIASLRAKGIYQKIAAKYFDYDVYGK, from the coding sequence ATGAAAAAGTGGTTTTTAGTTGCGGCAATCGCAGCAACAGCGGTGTCAGGTATCGCACAAGCCAAGGATTGGAAAACAGTGCGCTTTGCAACAGAAGGCGCTTACCCTCCATTTAACTACACTAAAGCTGATGGTTCATTAGCCGGTTTTGATGTCGATCTTGCCAACGCCATCTGTAAAGAGATGGAAGCGCAATGTAAAATTATGGCGCAAGATTGGGATGGTATAATTCCAGCGTTACTCGCACGTAAATACGATGCCATTATTGCGGGTATGTCTATTACCGAAGAGCGTAAAAAGAAAGTGGGCTTTACTCATAAGTACGCGTTGATCCCAAATAAATTTATTGCCAAGAAAGGCGCCGATTTAACCTTTACTAAAGAGGGCCTTAAGGGCGTGAAAATAGGGGTGCAGCGTTCAACCACTCATGATCAATACATTGAAGATAACTATAAAGGTATCGTCGATGTCTCTCGCTACGGCACCTTTGATGAAGCTTACCTTGATCTTGAAAGTGGCCGTATTGACGCCGTATTTGGTGATGCATCAGCACTACAGAGCGGTATGCTAGATAAAGTCGAAGGTTATGAGTTTACTGGCCCATCATTAACCGATGAGAAATGGTTTGGTGACGGTTTTGGCATTGCGGTACGTAAACAAAACCAAGACTTAGCCGATCAAATTGATAAAGCGATTGCATCATTACGAGCCAAAGGTATTTATCAGAAAATTGCGGCTAAATACTTCGATTACGATGTTTACGGTAAATAA
- a CDS encoding phage repressor protein CI, producing the protein MDIKSKMHFDQLNCDLSRQINYKSGIEFIKKLKLALNLDQQLEIADAFGVSKSTVASWVQRDLTPYELAIRLHLHTGLSLRWLLLDEGEMFSAGNSYSIQESKQIHSYADKRLQPKKLFDIDTFDLKGSKLNLLGTTTIDQTLLDDFGVQNVLAIKELYGLSIVDKENTNPISGYYLIDIDGVYSINKIQRVPGKILALTFNSDVVEFPSDEIRVLGKVVIQINKK; encoded by the coding sequence ATGGATATTAAATCTAAAATGCATTTCGATCAACTAAATTGTGACCTGTCTCGCCAGATAAATTACAAGAGCGGTATTGAGTTCATAAAAAAACTCAAATTAGCACTGAATCTTGATCAGCAACTTGAGATTGCTGATGCCTTTGGTGTGTCTAAATCTACGGTTGCCTCTTGGGTTCAACGAGATTTAACCCCTTACGAACTTGCAATCAGATTGCATTTGCATACTGGTCTATCTTTGCGTTGGTTGCTTTTAGATGAAGGCGAGATGTTTTCGGCGGGTAATTCATACTCGATTCAAGAATCAAAACAGATTCACAGTTACGCAGATAAGCGCCTGCAACCCAAAAAACTGTTTGATATCGATACATTTGACCTAAAAGGCTCAAAGCTTAATTTATTGGGCACGACTACCATCGACCAAACTTTGCTGGATGACTTTGGGGTGCAAAATGTATTGGCGATAAAAGAGCTATACGGTTTGAGCATTGTAGACAAGGAAAATACAAACCCGATTAGCGGTTATTACTTGATTGATATAGACGGGGTGTATTCCATTAATAAAATTCAGCGCGTACCTGGAAAGATACTAGCACTGACTTTTAATTCGGATGTCGTCGAGTTCCCAAGCGATGAAATTCGAGTGCTGGGAAAAGTGGTTATTCAAATTAATAAGAAATAA
- the xthA gene encoding exodeoxyribonuclease III translates to MKIISFNINGLRARLHQLQAIIDKHQPDVIGLQEIKVHDEMFPVEAVEAMGYHVYFHGQKAHYGVAMLCKQKPVAVQRGFSTDTDEHQRRMIMVTLEDASGQKTTVMNGYFPQGDNISHETKYPYKRQFYTDLMTHLNSNHNNEEQVIVMGDINISPIDLDIGIGEPNAKRWLKTGKCSFQPEERQWLKTLMDWGFEDTFRNLHPNVDDQYSWFDYRSRGFDDNRGLRIDVILATPSLAAKCIDAGIDYELRGIEKPSDHAPIWSEFK, encoded by the coding sequence ATGAAAATAATTTCCTTTAATATTAATGGCCTTCGTGCCCGCCTTCATCAACTGCAAGCCATTATTGATAAACATCAACCCGATGTGATTGGCTTACAAGAAATCAAAGTTCACGATGAAATGTTTCCAGTTGAAGCGGTCGAAGCGATGGGTTATCACGTTTATTTTCATGGTCAAAAAGCCCATTACGGCGTGGCAATGCTGTGTAAACAAAAACCAGTTGCAGTACAACGTGGTTTTTCAACCGATACCGATGAGCACCAACGCCGCATGATCATGGTGACGTTAGAAGATGCATCCGGTCAAAAAACAACGGTAATGAATGGATATTTCCCACAAGGCGATAATATCAGCCATGAAACTAAATACCCTTATAAGCGCCAGTTCTACACCGATTTAATGACTCACTTGAACTCCAATCATAACAACGAAGAGCAAGTGATCGTGATGGGTGACATTAACATTAGCCCAATTGATCTCGACATTGGTATTGGTGAGCCGAACGCTAAACGCTGGCTAAAAACCGGTAAATGTTCATTCCAGCCAGAAGAGCGTCAATGGTTGAAAACATTAATGGATTGGGGGTTTGAAGATACTTTCCGTAACCTACACCCAAATGTGGATGATCAATATTCGTGGTTTGATTACCGTTCACGCGGCTTTGATGATAACCGCGGCCTGCGTATTGATGTAATTTTAGCCACCCCATCTCTGGCGGCTAAATGCATTGATGCAGGGATCGACTATGAATTACGCGGCATTGAAAAGCCGTCTGATCACGCGCCAATTTGGTCGGAATTTAAATAA
- a CDS encoding mechanosensitive ion channel family protein — MAHIQTPLVSNFMRYAFIILSTFLSCFSSIALAAPTTSAAHQQIIEQNKNIEFLTNQALTATGNQLSIIQLELFDSNSALRSSLSDAIGSKNPETSFLIEQIKIQIANDHKYLTYLESSITELQQKTQEASKEDRLLLQIPLNEHRQILAKIYQFQYQNYVWLKKLGENDTAEMTKFTHQVNLAAKFTAASLHYSLTRQSSLNEQLTKVPVAQKGPFELELSYLQRNIDTYSKMLATYIDIAEPLGLDTVNFKHQLFTATGAITHDFISWAMVTSTVSSVGSNIGKWLMSNSPNLIFNLFMFLLVLTIAHFIAKGANVLVTNTVKTGHLKLSNLMQQFLVSMSMKLIYSIGFLVALAQIGLDLTPILAGFGVAGIIIGFALQDTLSNFASGIMVLIYRPFDVGDWVSAAGVEGKVSHVSLVNTTIRTFNNEVLLIPNSKIWTDVIINRTYEKVRRVDMIFGISYKDSIPHAEEIFKAILDDDPRVLRSPEPIIQVDSLGDNSVNFVVRPWVKTDDLTDVRREVTREVKMRFDAEGISIPFPQRDVHIHQIDTSL; from the coding sequence ATGGCGCACATTCAAACTCCCTTGGTTTCCAACTTCATGCGCTACGCTTTTATCATACTGTCCACCTTCCTTTCTTGCTTTAGCTCTATCGCTTTAGCCGCACCGACTACCTCTGCTGCTCATCAGCAAATTATTGAGCAAAATAAAAATATTGAGTTTCTCACCAATCAAGCCTTAACGGCGACTGGTAACCAATTATCGATTATTCAATTAGAATTGTTTGATAGTAATAGTGCATTAAGAAGTAGTCTTTCAGATGCGATTGGAAGCAAAAACCCAGAGACATCTTTTCTGATTGAACAAATAAAAATCCAAATTGCGAATGACCATAAATACCTCACCTATTTGGAAAGTAGCATCACCGAGTTACAACAAAAAACTCAAGAAGCCAGTAAAGAAGACCGCTTGTTGCTACAAATTCCATTAAACGAGCACCGTCAAATTTTAGCCAAAATCTATCAATTTCAATATCAAAATTATGTCTGGCTCAAAAAACTGGGTGAGAATGATACTGCGGAGATGACGAAATTTACCCATCAAGTCAATCTTGCGGCTAAGTTTACTGCCGCCTCATTGCATTATTCATTGACTCGCCAAAGCTCTCTCAATGAGCAATTGACCAAAGTTCCAGTGGCGCAAAAAGGTCCATTTGAACTCGAACTCAGTTACTTGCAGCGTAATATAGATACCTACAGTAAAATGTTAGCCACTTATATCGATATTGCCGAGCCGCTTGGTTTAGATACGGTAAACTTTAAGCATCAACTGTTTACTGCTACTGGCGCAATTACTCACGATTTTATCAGTTGGGCGATGGTGACCTCGACAGTATCAAGTGTCGGAAGCAATATTGGCAAATGGCTAATGTCCAACAGCCCAAATTTGATTTTTAATCTGTTTATGTTTTTGTTGGTGCTCACCATTGCCCACTTCATAGCCAAAGGCGCCAATGTACTGGTCACCAATACGGTAAAAACTGGGCATTTGAAACTGAGCAACCTGATGCAGCAGTTTTTAGTTTCAATGTCGATGAAGCTTATTTATTCGATCGGTTTTCTGGTTGCATTGGCACAAATAGGCTTAGATTTAACCCCTATTCTGGCAGGCTTCGGTGTGGCTGGTATTATTATTGGTTTTGCATTGCAAGATACTTTATCTAATTTCGCTTCAGGTATTATGGTACTTATTTATCGGCCATTTGATGTCGGTGATTGGGTGAGCGCAGCGGGCGTTGAGGGTAAGGTTAGCCATGTTAGTTTAGTTAACACCACCATTCGAACCTTTAACAATGAAGTATTATTGATCCCTAACTCAAAAATTTGGACCGATGTGATCATTAACCGTACTTACGAAAAAGTGCGCCGCGTTGATATGATTTTTGGTATTAGCTACAAAGATTCCATTCCTCATGCAGAAGAAATTTTCAAAGCTATTTTAGATGATGATCCGCGAGTGCTTCGCAGCCCAGAACCCATTATTCAAGTCGACTCTCTTGGTGATAACTCGGTTAATTTTGTAGTACGACCTTGGGTTAAAACCGATGACTTAACCGATGTACGACGCGAAGTGACTCGTGAAGTGAAAATGCGTTTTGATGCAGAAGGGATCAGCATTCCATTCCCACAGCGTGATGTTCACATCCATCAGATTGATACTAGCCTATAG
- a CDS encoding phage regulatory CII family protein — translation MNANENMCEFRDETQSAFDDACCAFASTENMTQIARALGMSAKILHNKLNPEQPHKLNPIELIAITKVSGNFTLLNCLLNGVDVVTAQIPKSNNQADLITRALEAGMHSGDLQRMAASAINKINMSRTERHNLIQKCQLGIGNLVMLVSDLENRSGSFTTLVSMSSDMALNGFMPGLS, via the coding sequence ATGAACGCAAATGAAAACATGTGTGAATTTCGTGACGAGACACAGAGCGCTTTTGATGATGCGTGTTGTGCCTTTGCCAGTACAGAAAACATGACACAAATAGCAAGAGCCCTCGGCATGAGCGCAAAAATATTGCATAACAAACTCAACCCCGAGCAACCGCATAAATTAAACCCGATCGAGCTAATCGCAATCACCAAAGTAAGTGGCAATTTCACATTGTTGAACTGCCTACTTAATGGCGTGGATGTGGTTACCGCTCAAATTCCAAAAAGTAATAACCAAGCCGATTTGATCACCCGAGCATTAGAAGCCGGAATGCACAGCGGTGATTTACAGCGTATGGCCGCCAGCGCCATTAACAAAATCAACATGTCCCGCACCGAACGCCATAACCTCATTCAAAAATGCCAACTCGGCATAGGAAATCTCGTGATGCTTGTTAGCGATCTAGAAAATCGCAGCGGAAGCTTTACCACGTTGGTTTCAATGAGCAGCGACATGGCATTAAACGGATTCATGCCAGGACTGAGTTAA
- a CDS encoding phage integrase — MSIRNLKDSSKKPWLCECYPQGRGGKRIRKKFATKGEAAAFERFTMNEVDDKPWLGEKTDHRRLSDLVNRWFELHGKNLKSGAHAKRRLEMMVENMENPIAIMVTGTHFANYRANRKMKGRVRNGGEVAASTLNHDILWMKSVFNELRRLKEWKHPNPLQDFKNIKLSESELSYLTPSEIEHLFDVIKASPMADQITLICKICLSTGARISEAMNLTRSHVQPFKITYTNTKGRKNRTIPISESLFNELSARQNHQLFTCGYGVIHKWLSVALPNLPSGQTTHVLRHTFASHFMMNGGNIVVLKDILGHSDIKTTMTYAHFAPSHLSDAVTLNPLNKMAAKLATKNIKHA; from the coding sequence ATGTCCATTCGCAATCTAAAAGACAGCAGTAAAAAACCTTGGCTTTGTGAGTGCTATCCACAAGGCCGAGGCGGTAAGCGCATTCGTAAAAAGTTCGCCACCAAAGGTGAAGCGGCGGCGTTCGAACGTTTTACGATGAATGAAGTAGACGACAAACCGTGGCTGGGTGAGAAAACCGATCATCGTAGGTTGAGTGATTTGGTTAACCGCTGGTTTGAACTTCACGGTAAAAACTTAAAATCTGGGGCTCATGCTAAACGCCGTCTTGAGATGATGGTTGAAAATATGGAGAACCCTATCGCTATTATGGTGACTGGCACTCATTTCGCTAACTATCGAGCAAACCGAAAAATGAAAGGTCGTGTTCGCAACGGTGGCGAGGTGGCGGCGAGCACTTTGAATCACGACATTTTATGGATGAAATCGGTTTTTAATGAACTTCGACGTTTAAAAGAGTGGAAGCACCCCAACCCTCTGCAAGATTTTAAAAATATAAAACTATCCGAATCTGAACTGTCATATTTAACGCCGTCGGAAATTGAGCATTTGTTTGATGTGATCAAGGCCAGCCCAATGGCAGACCAAATAACTTTAATCTGTAAAATTTGCCTTTCGACTGGCGCGCGCATAAGTGAAGCGATGAATCTTACGCGGTCGCACGTCCAGCCTTTCAAAATAACTTACACAAACACGAAAGGAAGAAAGAACCGGACTATCCCTATTTCTGAATCTCTGTTTAACGAGTTATCAGCCCGACAAAACCATCAACTGTTTACTTGCGGTTATGGTGTGATACATAAATGGCTAAGCGTGGCACTTCCAAATTTACCAAGCGGCCAAACAACTCACGTTCTACGCCATACCTTTGCCAGTCATTTCATGATGAACGGTGGAAATATTGTTGTGCTAAAAGACATTCTTGGACACTCTGACATTAAAACAACAATGACATACGCCCACTTTGCTCCAAGTCATTTAAGTGATGCAGTAACACTAAACCCATTAAATAAAATGGCGGCAAAATTGGCGACAAAGAATATTAAGCACGCTTAA
- a CDS encoding ABC transporter ATP-binding protein — protein sequence MTAEPELNIKDLHKTFGQNEVLKGISLSANQGDVISIIGSSGSGKSTFLRCINLLETPTSGEVWVKGELIQMKDNRQGESIPASDKQVQRIRSRLAMVFQGFNLWSHLTVLENVIEAPVHVLGIPKAQAIENAELLLKKVGLYDRKNYYPGHLSGGQQQRAAIARALAVDPEVMLFDEPTSALDPELVGEVLGVMRDLAEEGRTMLVVTHEMAFARDVSSHVMFLHQGVVEEEGHPEKIFSNPESERFKQFISSVY from the coding sequence ATGACCGCTGAACCTGAACTTAATATAAAAGATCTGCATAAAACCTTTGGACAAAATGAAGTTCTTAAAGGTATCTCTTTATCCGCCAATCAAGGCGATGTTATCTCAATCATTGGATCTTCCGGTTCCGGCAAGAGCACCTTCTTACGTTGTATTAATTTACTTGAAACCCCAACTTCAGGTGAGGTATGGGTTAAAGGTGAATTAATACAAATGAAAGATAATCGTCAAGGTGAGTCCATTCCTGCCAGCGATAAACAAGTTCAACGTATTCGTTCGCGTCTTGCTATGGTATTTCAAGGCTTTAATTTATGGTCGCATTTAACGGTACTTGAAAATGTGATCGAAGCACCCGTTCATGTTCTTGGTATCCCTAAAGCACAAGCGATTGAAAATGCAGAATTATTGCTAAAGAAAGTAGGATTGTATGATCGTAAAAATTACTATCCAGGGCATTTATCCGGTGGACAACAACAACGCGCCGCTATTGCTCGTGCTTTAGCGGTTGATCCGGAAGTCATGTTATTTGATGAACCCACCTCGGCGCTTGACCCTGAATTGGTTGGAGAAGTGTTGGGCGTAATGCGTGATTTAGCCGAAGAAGGCCGAACGATGTTAGTGGTGACCCATGAAATGGCGTTTGCTCGTGATGTTTCTAGTCATGTTATGTTCCTTCACCAAGGAGTAGTTGAAGAAGAAGGACATCCTGAAAAAATATTTAGTAATCCAGAATCAGAACGCTTTAAACAATTTATCTCGTCAGTGTATTAA
- a CDS encoding sensor domain-containing diguanylate cyclase: protein MSSIFTIIQFERVDTDIDNITHSVIKSSVHASYDIMDTTVNESIKTYLKGVAATVQRMTNAGIESGLSPVQIDRLLDQYTNSTKIGEHGYVSITSAKGRLLYHPHRKGEDVSQYDFVKKQLAHDQTFLEYEWRNPGDKKATMKAAYSLKRKDGSVIEVSVYKEEMLHLIDTHLLKKKLADYQPGKTGFIYIIDKNGKIILKPTGSEHLSSEALFDSNMTGFLKQVQAQPEGTFIQPVMINGNKFVETVAYKHYSFLNWTVATGISNSELTESTSDLYGSLITAAVSVFLVIASLLFVLTIRHRKQIIAEKKDYLTGLDNRRRFMELAQVVEQTSSNIYSIVLFDIDKFKNINDTYGEGDEVIREVAHVLKQFESSNVFVSRHGGEEFILLQNDIDEIEAKSIAEGIRIRISKITSLKCRFTISGGVFEADSDKHNLTEAIAFADEGLYEAKESGRNKVVIKHT, encoded by the coding sequence GTGTCTTCTATTTTCACTATCATCCAATTTGAGCGTGTTGATACTGATATTGATAATATTACCCACTCAGTGATTAAAAGTAGCGTACACGCCAGCTATGACATCATGGACACCACGGTAAATGAATCGATCAAAACCTATTTAAAAGGGGTTGCAGCAACCGTTCAGCGAATGACCAATGCAGGAATAGAATCCGGCTTATCACCCGTTCAAATTGATCGTTTATTAGATCAATATACCAATAGTACTAAAATAGGCGAGCACGGTTATGTCTCTATTACTAGTGCTAAGGGGCGCTTATTGTATCACCCACATCGTAAAGGTGAGGATGTCTCGCAATATGACTTTGTGAAAAAACAATTAGCGCATGACCAAACCTTCCTTGAATATGAATGGCGCAACCCGGGTGATAAAAAAGCCACCATGAAAGCGGCTTACTCACTGAAGCGTAAAGATGGCTCGGTGATCGAAGTCAGTGTGTACAAAGAAGAAATGCTGCACTTAATTGATACTCATTTATTAAAGAAAAAATTAGCCGATTATCAACCAGGCAAAACGGGTTTTATCTATATTATTGATAAAAATGGAAAAATAATCTTAAAACCAACCGGTAGCGAACACCTCTCGAGCGAAGCTTTATTTGATTCAAATATGACTGGTTTCCTTAAGCAGGTACAAGCCCAACCTGAAGGCACCTTTATTCAACCGGTTATGATAAATGGCAACAAGTTTGTCGAAACCGTTGCTTATAAACACTACTCCTTCTTGAATTGGACGGTAGCGACGGGGATCTCAAATTCAGAGCTTACCGAATCTACTTCGGATTTATATGGCAGCTTGATCACTGCAGCGGTCAGTGTATTCCTCGTTATTGCATCGTTACTTTTTGTGCTGACAATTCGCCACCGCAAACAAATTATTGCCGAGAAGAAAGATTACCTCACCGGTTTAGATAACCGTCGCCGCTTTATGGAACTGGCGCAAGTGGTTGAACAAACTTCATCTAATATTTATTCGATTGTCTTATTTGATATCGATAAATTTAAAAACATTAATGACACTTACGGTGAAGGTGATGAAGTCATTCGGGAAGTGGCACACGTCCTCAAGCAATTTGAGTCAAGCAATGTGTTTGTTTCACGTCATGGCGGTGAAGAGTTTATCTTACTACAGAATGATATTGATGAAATTGAAGCTAAATCTATCGCTGAAGGCATTCGAATTAGGATTTCAAAAATCACATCACTGAAATGTCGATTCACCATTAGTGGTGGTGTTTTTGAAGCCGATTCAGATAAACATAACTTAACCGAAGCGATCGCCTTTGCTGACGAAGGCTTGTATGAAGCAAAAGAAAGCGGTCGTAATAAAGTCGTCATTAAACATACCTAG
- a CDS encoding ABC transporter permease, translating to MDFSVIIDSLPLYLEGLWTTFWLVGLSLIIGLFIAIPAGVARSSKNKLINFPVWCYSYFFRGTPLLIQLYLIYYGMNQFMQVKDTLWEHAWFCALVAFVLNTGAYTAEIIAGAIRGLDKGEIEAARAYGMSNWKVYRRIILPSALRRALPAYSNEVIFMLHGSAIAGIVTVMDITGVARLVNSRTYAPFEAFFTAGVFYMILSMSLIYAFKLTEKRLLAYTKPLS from the coding sequence ATGGATTTTTCAGTCATCATTGATAGCTTGCCTTTGTACTTAGAAGGCTTATGGACCACATTCTGGTTGGTGGGTTTATCGCTTATTATTGGTTTATTTATTGCTATTCCAGCGGGCGTGGCAAGAAGCAGTAAAAATAAATTAATCAACTTTCCTGTGTGGTGCTATAGCTACTTTTTTCGTGGTACGCCTTTATTGATCCAGTTATACCTGATTTATTACGGTATGAATCAATTTATGCAAGTCAAAGATACCTTGTGGGAGCATGCTTGGTTTTGTGCTTTAGTCGCTTTCGTTTTAAATACCGGAGCGTATACCGCCGAAATTATTGCAGGTGCGATTCGTGGCTTAGATAAAGGTGAGATAGAAGCAGCTAGAGCTTATGGTATGTCTAATTGGAAAGTGTATCGACGTATCATTCTACCGAGTGCCTTACGTCGAGCATTACCGGCATACAGTAACGAAGTCATTTTTATGCTACATGGTTCGGCGATTGCAGGTATTGTGACCGTAATGGATATCACCGGCGTAGCACGTTTAGTGAACTCAAGAACTTATGCGCCATTTGAAGCGTTCTTTACCGCTGGAGTGTTTTATATGATCTTAAGTATGTCGCTCATTTATGCGTTTAAATTAACCGAAAAACGATTACTGGCGTACACCAAACCATTAAGTTAA
- a CDS encoding ABC transporter permease: MIFDFLQGYEETILKGAIVTIEVAVLSLVVAVILGMLGALAKLSPYRWARMIATLYTTIIRGIPDLVLMMLIFFGGQILLNNSLYSLNEQLNDWMTSYNTAHEWTAYLPDYIDVSPFTAGVLTIGFIFGAYMAETFRGAIMAVDKGELEAAKAYGMSGSLAFRRILLPQMIRHAIPGFGNNWLVLLKTTALVSIIGLDDMVRVGALAAGSTKMPFTFYMTIAVIFLFFTSVSIALLRLLERKYTLHTR; encoded by the coding sequence ATGATATTTGATTTTTTACAAGGTTATGAAGAGACCATTTTAAAAGGCGCGATTGTAACCATTGAAGTTGCGGTGCTGTCTTTAGTAGTGGCAGTAATATTAGGTATGTTAGGCGCACTCGCTAAGTTATCGCCTTACCGTTGGGCACGAATGATTGCCACTTTGTATACCACGATTATCCGAGGGATCCCTGATCTGGTCTTGATGATGCTGATCTTTTTTGGTGGGCAAATTTTGCTCAATAATTCTCTTTATTCTTTGAATGAACAATTAAATGATTGGATGACAAGCTATAACACAGCGCATGAGTGGACGGCTTATTTACCCGATTATATTGATGTAAGTCCTTTTACTGCTGGTGTATTGACCATAGGTTTCATTTTTGGTGCTTACATGGCAGAAACCTTCCGTGGTGCTATTATGGCGGTGGATAAAGGTGAGCTAGAAGCGGCAAAAGCGTATGGAATGAGTGGCAGTCTAGCGTTTCGACGCATTTTATTACCACAAATGATCCGTCATGCTATCCCTGGTTTTGGCAATAACTGGTTGGTGTTATTAAAAACAACCGCGTTGGTCTCCATTATTGGTTTAGACGATATGGTGCGAGTGGGCGCATTGGCTGCCGGTTCAACCAAAATGCCTTTCACTTTTTACATGACGATCGCCGTTATCTTCTTATTTTTCACTAGTGTTTCAATTGCGTTGCTCAGGTTACTGGAACGCAAGTATACATTACATACGAGGTAA
- a CDS encoding diguanylate cyclase domain-containing protein: MNKKTLPSIITIIIVLISIWSITYTTTQLYNVDKHLTNTTNAIFTKTVDASYDIIDTTINESLKNYLRGIAVTMKGMLDVSKNMDLNQNKINHFLDKFVAETRIGDNGYISILNNKGKLLTHPYLKGKNLAEHNFIQTQLSNDQSMTEYKWKNPGEKEARLKVSYSMKLSNGNVINVSVYKDEMVKLVDRELLKHKLEKYNFGKTGYVYVVDSHGRLVLHPTNEGQSIRVLIGDSTDDFLAAVKKKPEGSFTYPLTINNKTIMKTVAYKYYPYLDWIIASGISNSELKQPTNLLSKSLIMAGLSFAMIISILICILSKRHNKLILAEKKDFLTGLNNRRRFMELATSHSTNSDSVYSIALFDIDKFKAINDNFGHQEGDNAIVETANILKEYESDKIIVSRHGGEEFLLLMKNMGKQEAKEIADLIRLRIKHLGSLSFTFTISAGVFEANSNTHQLSEAISFADHALYQAKHTGRDRVMIHQAKIEANVHGNKN, from the coding sequence ATGAATAAAAAAACACTACCCTCAATCATCACCATCATTATCGTCCTTATCAGTATTTGGTCGATCACTTATACCACTACGCAACTTTATAATGTTGATAAGCACCTGACCAATACCACCAATGCTATTTTCACCAAAACGGTTGATGCTAGCTATGACATCATTGACACCACCATCAATGAATCACTAAAAAACTATTTACGTGGTATTGCGGTCACCATGAAAGGTATGCTTGATGTCAGTAAGAATATGGATCTCAACCAAAATAAGATAAATCACTTTCTAGACAAATTTGTCGCTGAAACCCGCATTGGCGACAATGGCTATATTTCCATTCTCAATAACAAGGGAAAACTACTCACCCACCCTTATTTAAAAGGCAAAAACCTAGCGGAACATAATTTCATTCAGACTCAGCTTTCTAACGATCAATCCATGACTGAATATAAATGGAAAAACCCAGGCGAGAAAGAAGCCCGTTTAAAGGTCTCTTATTCGATGAAACTAAGCAATGGTAATGTAATTAATGTCTCAGTCTATAAAGACGAAATGGTCAAACTGGTCGACCGCGAACTGCTAAAACATAAGCTTGAAAAATACAACTTCGGTAAAACTGGTTATGTGTATGTGGTCGACAGCCATGGTCGACTCGTGCTGCACCCAACCAATGAAGGCCAATCTATTCGAGTGTTGATTGGTGATAGTACTGATGACTTCTTAGCTGCGGTTAAAAAGAAACCTGAAGGGTCATTTACTTACCCTTTAACTATTAATAATAAAACCATCATGAAAACGGTAGCGTATAAATACTACCCTTATCTCGACTGGATTATTGCATCTGGTATTTCAAACTCTGAGCTGAAGCAACCAACGAACTTACTATCTAAAAGCCTGATAATGGCGGGGTTAAGTTTTGCAATGATCATCAGTATCTTGATCTGTATTTTAAGTAAACGTCACAACAAGCTAATTTTAGCGGAAAAAAAAGACTTTCTGACTGGACTCAACAATCGCCGCCGCTTTATGGAACTAGCAACATCACACTCGACCAATTCCGATAGTGTTTATTCTATTGCATTGTTTGATATCGATAAGTTTAAAGCCATCAATGATAATTTTGGTCATCAAGAAGGCGATAATGCCATCGTCGAAACCGCCAATATTTTAAAAGAATATGAATCGGACAAAATCATTGTTTCGCGCCATGGCGGGGAAGAGTTTCTGCTATTAATGAAGAATATGGGTAAGCAAGAAGCAAAAGAAATTGCCGATTTGATCCGTCTAAGAATTAAGCATCTCGGTAGCTTAAGCTTCACCTTTACCATCAGTGCAGGTGTGTTTGAAGCCAACAGTAATACACATCAATTAAGTGAAGCGATCTCGTTTGCTGATCATGCTTTATATCAAGCTAAACACACTGGCCGCGATCGGGTAATGATACATCAGGCTAAAATTGAAGCGAATGTACACGGGAATAAAAACTAA